One Peterkaempfera bronchialis DNA window includes the following coding sequences:
- a CDS encoding BACON domain-containing protein, with product MTTSADTQMPAAAGSGPRGVERPEEAYTRQVDGLFTYCLSVLCDHDAALAAVRSVHEMAVRHHDRLRDPGLLRAWLYSLARYACLLRLEDAAERPGHEPGGASGGEPGPGVGQAQGGPPPLTAAQQQERRARLAVLAWPEAAGTTPQQREALELAVRHGLASGEVAAVLGLAPEDASVLLRQAACEVERTRMALLVLAAADCPELDRLGSGRTGPEDGGMLLGPALRRELVHHVDDCPTCRGTAEGAAAGGPWPGTEVLRAGGPAGLALPLVPAPAAALAGTAGAAFLAGASAGRRARGGRRVRAYGASGGLVRGRAHPPAEPTAGPRFDRQGFPRHRADSPDLAVMLRNRAVTTTVLAAVLAAPVAALWVAHRGGDGAGGPAAVSAVRVDTPSGAYGYGGGSGPAGGYGGGHGGQYGAAGGTAVGALRPESAAGRDTARMFGPMSSRSGTTPLAAGETSPPAVPSPAAAVGLPIPVAAASPGAAVPSAPVTESPSAGRLEVSASEYGSRTVVTLTNSGGSSVFWRAVSDAAWLRLSRDSGALEPGQRITVIVTVDADRVPHGHWTAHIALQPSETVVTLEGHGRRHGGHGGPHPSPSGPPRSDGPGSSQGPGPQPSQSPPSGGPTGGPGPSSPPPPSPSPSSPEPSQQPSGTVSPGPSSNTG from the coding sequence ATGACGACCAGTGCCGACACCCAGATGCCCGCGGCGGCCGGATCAGGGCCGCGCGGGGTGGAGCGTCCCGAGGAGGCGTACACGCGGCAGGTGGACGGTCTCTTCACCTACTGCCTCTCCGTGCTGTGCGACCACGACGCCGCGCTGGCCGCCGTGCGGTCGGTGCACGAGATGGCGGTGCGGCACCACGACCGGCTGCGCGACCCCGGACTGCTGCGGGCCTGGCTCTACTCGCTGGCCCGGTACGCCTGCCTGCTCCGCCTGGAGGACGCCGCCGAGCGGCCCGGCCACGAGCCCGGCGGGGCATCCGGCGGGGAGCCGGGCCCGGGTGTCGGCCAGGCCCAGGGCGGCCCCCCGCCGCTCACGGCCGCGCAGCAGCAGGAGCGCCGCGCCCGGCTTGCCGTGCTGGCCTGGCCGGAGGCGGCCGGTACCACCCCGCAGCAGCGGGAGGCGCTTGAGCTGGCGGTCCGTCACGGGCTGGCGTCGGGTGAGGTGGCGGCCGTGCTGGGGCTGGCCCCGGAGGACGCCTCCGTACTGCTCCGCCAGGCCGCCTGCGAGGTGGAGCGCACCCGGATGGCGCTGCTGGTGCTGGCTGCGGCCGACTGTCCGGAGCTGGACCGGCTGGGCAGCGGCCGGACCGGCCCGGAGGACGGCGGCATGCTGCTGGGCCCCGCGCTCCGCCGCGAACTGGTGCACCACGTGGACGACTGCCCCACCTGCCGGGGCACCGCCGAGGGCGCTGCGGCCGGCGGCCCCTGGCCGGGGACGGAGGTGCTGCGCGCGGGCGGCCCGGCGGGTTTGGCGCTGCCGCTGGTACCGGCGCCCGCCGCAGCGCTGGCCGGGACGGCGGGCGCGGCCTTCCTGGCCGGGGCCTCGGCGGGCCGCCGGGCGCGCGGCGGGCGGCGCGTGCGGGCGTACGGGGCGTCGGGCGGGCTGGTACGCGGCCGTGCGCACCCCCCGGCGGAGCCGACCGCCGGTCCCCGGTTCGACCGGCAGGGCTTCCCCCGGCACCGGGCGGACTCGCCGGACCTGGCGGTGATGCTCCGCAACCGGGCGGTGACCACGACGGTGCTCGCTGCGGTGCTGGCCGCGCCGGTGGCCGCGCTCTGGGTGGCGCACCGGGGCGGCGACGGCGCGGGCGGCCCTGCGGCGGTCTCGGCGGTACGGGTGGACACCCCCAGCGGGGCCTACGGGTACGGCGGCGGGTCCGGCCCGGCCGGTGGATACGGCGGCGGGCATGGCGGCCAGTACGGCGCGGCGGGTGGCACAGCCGTGGGCGCGCTGCGGCCGGAGAGCGCCGCCGGGCGGGACACGGCCCGGATGTTCGGCCCTATGTCGAGCAGGAGCGGCACGACCCCGCTGGCCGCCGGTGAGACGTCGCCACCGGCGGTGCCGTCCCCGGCGGCGGCGGTGGGACTGCCGATCCCGGTCGCCGCCGCGTCGCCGGGGGCGGCGGTGCCGTCCGCGCCGGTAACGGAGTCCCCGTCGGCGGGCCGGCTGGAGGTCTCCGCCAGCGAGTACGGCAGCCGCACCGTGGTCACCCTCACCAACTCGGGTGGCAGTTCGGTCTTCTGGCGGGCCGTCAGTGATGCGGCCTGGCTGCGGCTCAGCCGGGATTCGGGGGCGCTGGAGCCCGGGCAGCGGATCACCGTCATCGTCACGGTGGACGCCGACCGGGTGCCGCACGGCCACTGGACCGCCCATATCGCGCTCCAGCCGTCGGAGACCGTGGTCACCCTGGAGGGCCACGGCCGACGCCATGGCGGGCACGGCGGGCCGCACCCGTCCCCCTCCGGGCCGCCCCGGTCGGACGGCCCCGGTTCCAGCCAGGGTCCGGGGCCGCAGCCGTCGCAGTCGCCGCCGTCGGGTGGGCCGACCGGTGGGCCGGGGCCGTCGTCCCCGCCGCCGCCGTCGCCCTCGCCGTCCTCTCCGGAGCCGTCCCAGCAGCCCTCCGGGACGGTGTCGCCCGGACCGTCGAGCAACACCGGCTGA